In Streptomyces durocortorensis, a genomic segment contains:
- a CDS encoding acyl-CoA dehydrogenase family protein, giving the protein MTVTTNDAAPPSTNDLLTGVLFGPNFRREHGFWRRLLTTEPFRRPGGGTPDERLALSYHRLRILNNALDSGARLAADPRALAALHEWLGPVDPALTTVAGIHYNLFLGSLLDHDPGTLRDLSDYLALRRVGTFLCTEVAHGNDAAAVETTATYDRERDGFVLHTPHAGAQKFMPNTSPAGGPKSGVVAARLLADGADHGVFLFLTPLTDDVRALPGVRVRRLPARMGSPVDHCLTSFDRYFVPRDALLDGAQGRIGEDGRFTSELANRRRRFLASIGRVTPGKLSMSACAVGSARVTLAIAVRYAGHRLITGSRAAQRVPVYAHRTHHGPLANAMATVFAMSLLHRRALDRWESAPEADRDEAERLVAVAKGWITWQARGVIVECRERCGAQGLLENNGMTELFTGIEGAITAEGDNLAVHAKAAAEMLFSATTRESAVDEGPGDLDEPAFLDRLLTAVEDLWFARARERMSAAPPGDRLGRWNAASPAALLGVEAYGYRQAGEAFEQAVASLPEGPARDRLTELRRLFALRWVARNSGDLLATGRLTADQVTFLPDAVEDAIAAVARHTPALVESFALPERLMSDWPIAGPGYAAAYDDPEGPWHRGRMAGAGGRPGEFRRPARGSRRRPLRERAAALGVRGVLLAYWGTTSMVSRWFEKSQVSVDESVRPRA; this is encoded by the coding sequence GTGACCGTAACCACGAACGACGCGGCCCCGCCGTCCACGAACGACCTGCTCACCGGCGTGCTCTTCGGACCGAACTTCCGCCGGGAGCACGGCTTCTGGCGGCGACTGCTCACAACAGAACCGTTTCGCCGCCCCGGTGGCGGCACCCCTGACGAACGGCTCGCCCTCTCCTACCACCGGCTGCGCATCCTCAACAACGCGCTGGACAGCGGCGCGAGGCTGGCCGCCGACCCCCGGGCACTCGCCGCCCTGCACGAGTGGCTCGGCCCGGTCGACCCGGCGCTGACCACCGTCGCGGGCATCCACTACAACCTCTTCCTCGGCAGCCTCCTCGACCATGACCCGGGCACACTCCGTGATCTGTCGGACTACCTCGCCCTGCGGCGCGTGGGCACCTTCCTCTGTACGGAGGTGGCCCACGGCAACGACGCGGCGGCCGTCGAGACGACCGCGACGTACGACCGCGAACGCGACGGCTTCGTCCTGCACACCCCGCACGCCGGGGCGCAGAAGTTCATGCCCAACACCAGCCCCGCCGGCGGTCCCAAGTCCGGTGTGGTGGCGGCGAGGCTGCTCGCCGACGGCGCCGACCACGGCGTCTTCCTCTTCCTCACCCCCCTCACCGACGACGTCCGCGCCCTGCCGGGCGTACGGGTGCGGCGGCTGCCCGCCCGGATGGGCTCGCCGGTCGACCACTGCCTGACCTCCTTCGACCGGTACTTCGTCCCGCGTGACGCGCTGCTCGACGGTGCGCAGGGGAGGATCGGCGAGGACGGCCGGTTCACCAGCGAACTGGCCAACCGCAGAAGGCGGTTCCTCGCCTCCATCGGCCGTGTCACCCCCGGCAAGCTCTCCATGAGCGCCTGCGCGGTCGGTTCCGCCCGGGTCACCCTGGCCATCGCCGTCCGTTACGCGGGCCACCGGCTGATCACCGGATCGCGGGCCGCGCAGCGCGTCCCCGTCTACGCCCACCGCACCCACCACGGGCCGCTGGCGAACGCGATGGCGACCGTCTTCGCGATGAGCCTGCTGCACCGCAGGGCGCTCGACCGCTGGGAGTCGGCTCCCGAGGCCGACCGGGACGAGGCGGAGCGTCTGGTGGCCGTTGCCAAGGGCTGGATCACCTGGCAGGCACGAGGCGTCATCGTCGAGTGCCGCGAGAGGTGCGGGGCCCAGGGGCTGCTGGAGAACAACGGCATGACCGAGCTGTTCACCGGCATCGAGGGCGCGATCACCGCCGAGGGCGACAACCTGGCCGTGCATGCCAAGGCCGCCGCCGAGATGCTGTTCAGCGCGACCACGAGGGAGTCGGCGGTGGACGAAGGGCCCGGCGACCTCGACGAGCCCGCGTTCCTGGACCGGCTGCTCACGGCCGTGGAGGACCTGTGGTTCGCCCGCGCCCGCGAGCGGATGAGCGCCGCCCCGCCCGGCGACCGGCTCGGCCGCTGGAACGCCGCCTCCCCGGCCGCGCTGCTCGGCGTCGAGGCGTACGGCTACCGGCAGGCGGGCGAGGCGTTCGAGCAGGCCGTGGCCTCCCTGCCGGAAGGGCCCGCGCGTGATCGGCTCACGGAGCTCCGGCGGCTGTTCGCGCTGCGGTGGGTCGCCCGCAACAGCGGCGACCTGCTCGCCACCGGACGGCTGACCGCCGATCAGGTCACGTTTCTCCCCGACGCGGTGGAGGACGCGATCGCGGCCGTGGCCCGGCACACGCCCGCCCTGGTGGAGTCCTTCGCCCTGCCGGAGCGGCTGATGTCGGACTGGCCGATCGCCGGGCCCGGTTACGCGGCGGCCTACGACGACCCCGAGGGGCCCTGGCACCGGGGCCGCATGGCCGGAGCCGGGGGCCGTCCCGGGGAGTTCCGGCGTCCCGCCCGCGGCAGCAGGAGGCGCCCGCTGCGCGAGAGGGCGGCGGCGCTGGGCGTCCGCGGGGTCCTGCTGGCGTACTGGGGAACCACGTCCATGGTCTCTCGATGGTTCGAGAAGTCGCAGGTGAGCGTAGACGAATCGGTTCGCCCCAGGGCGTAA
- a CDS encoding PRC and DUF2382 domain-containing protein, giving the protein MGAADGFTDSGELDGLTVYDDKGEKVGSVGRVYVDDATGKPDWVTVKTGLFGMKESFVPLAGARRVGSDLHVAHPKESVKDAPRVDADAHLSVAEEEELYRHYGLNRKSGNLGEDRPTGMDAPTVAGTGTMGAAGAAGTAGAAGGAAAGMTRTTGTAGTPPGAKATGKATTVGTGAGAAGPGTAGGTGMAGAGSGGTGRHRDTDAATTARPLAGAGAGTSRAADMSGKGEMIRSEEQLHVGTEEYESGKARLHKYVVTEEVTRTVPVSHEEVRVVREPLQPGQKTTGTTDIGEQDVEVTLHAERATVRKEAVPVERVRLETDRVTEQKEVSAEVRKEKIDYADGKDMGTGKDAGGEFGQGRRR; this is encoded by the coding sequence ATGGGAGCCGCTGACGGTTTCACGGATTCCGGAGAGCTCGACGGTCTGACCGTGTACGACGACAAGGGCGAGAAGGTCGGCAGCGTGGGCCGGGTGTACGTCGACGACGCCACCGGCAAGCCCGACTGGGTGACGGTCAAGACCGGCCTGTTCGGCATGAAGGAGAGCTTCGTACCGCTCGCCGGAGCCCGTCGAGTGGGCTCCGACCTGCATGTCGCGCATCCGAAGGAGAGCGTCAAGGACGCGCCTCGGGTGGACGCGGACGCGCATCTCTCCGTCGCCGAGGAGGAGGAGCTGTACCGGCACTACGGCCTGAACCGGAAGTCCGGCAATCTCGGGGAGGACCGGCCGACCGGCATGGACGCGCCGACCGTCGCCGGAACCGGGACGATGGGTGCGGCGGGTGCCGCGGGGACAGCCGGAGCTGCCGGTGGGGCCGCTGCGGGCATGACCCGTACGACGGGAACGGCAGGGACGCCGCCGGGCGCCAAGGCGACCGGGAAGGCCACGACGGTGGGGACGGGTGCCGGAGCGGCCGGTCCGGGCACGGCAGGAGGAACGGGCATGGCCGGGGCAGGCAGTGGTGGTACGGGCAGGCATCGCGACACGGACGCCGCCACCACGGCTCGCCCGCTGGCGGGTGCCGGAGCGGGCACGTCCCGGGCCGCCGACATGAGCGGCAAGGGGGAGATGATCCGCTCCGAGGAGCAACTGCACGTCGGCACGGAGGAGTACGAGAGCGGCAAGGCACGGCTGCACAAGTACGTGGTGACCGAGGAGGTCACCCGGACCGTGCCCGTGTCCCACGAGGAGGTACGCGTGGTCCGCGAACCGCTCCAGCCCGGCCAGAAGACCACCGGCACCACGGACATCGGCGAGCAGGACGTCGAGGTCACGCTGCACGCGGAGCGCGCCACCGTGCGCAAGGAGGCCGTGCCGGTGGAACGGGTACGACTGGAGACCGACCGGGTCACCGAGCAGAAGGAAGTCTCCGCCGAGGTCCGCAAGGAGAAGATCGACTACGCGGACGGCAAGGACATGGGCACCGGCAAGGACGCCGGTGGCGAGTTCGGCCAGGGGCGCCGCCGCTGA
- a CDS encoding beta-ketoacyl-[acyl-carrier-protein] synthase family protein gives MSLPADQGTEAGAGTAIAVTGVGLVTPAGADEHSFWEGLCSGHSTARRCEELTGLPVDFACPVDGIDLDAAVGGRSVWRMARFVKLAVVAARQAVADAGLDPARWDGTRVGVVLGVGVGGVSVLVDNAAKLAGSGPDAVSPLLVPMMIPNAAAGEVAIALKAGGPSLAPATACASGATAIAVARDLLLGGGCDVVVAGGAESVLTPLVVTAFARMGALSTRTGDPEGASRPFAADRDGFVIGEGAAMLVLERAETARARGGRPRALLTGAGSSTDAHHPTAPAPDGQGAQRAVQAALDQAGWAPGDVDHINAHGTSTPLNDAMEATLISRLFPHRPPVTAPKGVVGHTLAAAGAIEAVATVLTLERSIIPPIANLDALPDAFPLDCVLKEARPRRIETAVSHSFGFGGHNVALAFQRT, from the coding sequence ATGTCGCTCCCCGCTGATCAGGGCACCGAGGCCGGAGCCGGCACCGCGATCGCGGTGACGGGGGTCGGTCTGGTGACACCCGCAGGGGCGGACGAGCACAGCTTCTGGGAGGGGCTGTGCTCCGGGCACTCCACCGCCCGGCGGTGCGAGGAACTGACCGGTCTGCCGGTCGACTTCGCCTGTCCGGTCGACGGCATCGACCTGGACGCGGCGGTGGGCGGCCGGTCGGTGTGGCGGATGGCCAGGTTCGTGAAACTGGCCGTGGTGGCCGCCCGGCAGGCCGTCGCGGACGCCGGACTCGACCCCGCGCGGTGGGACGGCACCCGGGTCGGGGTGGTCCTCGGCGTGGGCGTCGGCGGTGTCTCCGTGCTGGTGGACAACGCGGCGAAGCTCGCGGGCTCGGGCCCCGACGCGGTCTCCCCGCTGCTCGTCCCGATGATGATCCCCAACGCGGCGGCGGGCGAGGTCGCCATCGCGCTGAAGGCGGGCGGCCCGAGCCTCGCCCCCGCGACCGCCTGCGCCTCCGGGGCCACGGCCATCGCCGTCGCCCGCGACCTGCTGCTCGGCGGCGGCTGCGACGTGGTGGTGGCGGGCGGCGCCGAATCGGTCCTGACCCCGCTGGTGGTGACCGCCTTCGCCCGGATGGGTGCCCTGTCCACCCGCACCGGCGACCCGGAGGGGGCCTCGCGGCCGTTCGCCGCCGACCGGGACGGCTTCGTCATCGGGGAGGGCGCCGCCATGCTCGTCCTGGAGCGGGCGGAGACGGCCCGCGCCCGGGGCGGCCGTCCGCGCGCCCTGCTCACCGGGGCCGGGTCCAGCACGGACGCCCACCACCCCACCGCCCCGGCCCCCGACGGCCAGGGCGCCCAACGGGCCGTGCAGGCCGCCCTGGACCAGGCGGGCTGGGCGCCCGGCGACGTCGACCACATCAACGCCCACGGCACCTCCACGCCCCTGAACGACGCCATGGAGGCCACCCTCATCTCCCGGCTCTTCCCGCACCGCCCGCCGGTGACCGCGCCCAAGGGCGTCGTCGGACACACCCTGGCGGCGGCGGGCGCGATCGAGGCCGTGGCCACGGTCCTGACGCTGGAACGTTCCATCATTCCGCCGATCGCCAACCTGGACGCGCTCCCCGACGCGTTCCCGCTCGACTGCGTGCTGAAGGAGGCCCGCCCCCGGCGGATCGAGACGGCCGTGAGCCACTCCTTCGGCTTCGGCGGACACAACGTCGCGCTGGCCTTCCAACGCACCTGA
- a CDS encoding ABC transporter ATP-binding protein: MTHTAAPAHGLSAELVSRRAGGRLILDGVDIAPPPGATVGLLGPNGSGKSTLLRILAGLLAPATGVVTLDGHPLAGLGRRTVARRIAVVDQHAVTQVDLSVLDVVRLGRIPHRRAWSAPDRTDEEAVADALRRTGLAERSGQSWHTLSGGERQRVQIARALAQQPRELLLDEPTNHLDIQHQLDLLALVAALPVTSVIALHDLNLAAMFCDRITVMKAGRVVAGGTPAEVLTEELIEDVYRVRAVVTPDGPDGRPSVRFLPRR, encoded by the coding sequence ATGACGCACACCGCCGCCCCCGCCCACGGGCTGAGCGCCGAGCTGGTCAGCAGGAGAGCGGGCGGGCGGCTCATCCTCGACGGAGTCGACATCGCCCCGCCGCCCGGCGCCACCGTCGGGCTCCTCGGCCCCAACGGCTCCGGCAAGTCCACCCTGCTGCGGATTCTCGCGGGCCTCCTCGCCCCGGCCACCGGGGTCGTCACCCTGGACGGCCATCCCCTCGCCGGTCTCGGCCGCCGTACCGTCGCCCGCCGTATCGCCGTGGTCGACCAGCACGCGGTCACCCAGGTCGACCTGAGCGTCCTGGACGTCGTACGCCTGGGCCGCATCCCGCACCGGCGCGCCTGGTCCGCCCCGGACCGCACCGACGAGGAAGCCGTCGCCGACGCACTGCGGCGCACCGGCCTCGCCGAACGGTCCGGGCAGTCCTGGCACACCCTGTCCGGCGGCGAACGCCAGCGCGTCCAGATCGCCCGCGCCCTGGCCCAGCAGCCCCGCGAACTCCTCCTGGACGAACCGACCAACCACCTCGACATCCAGCACCAGCTGGACCTGCTCGCCCTGGTCGCCGCCCTCCCCGTCACCAGCGTCATCGCCCTGCACGATCTCAACCTCGCCGCGATGTTCTGCGACCGGATCACCGTGATGAAGGCGGGCCGGGTCGTCGCGGGCGGCACCCCGGCCGAGGTGCTCACCGAGGAACTCATCGAGGACGTCTACCGGGTGCGCGCCGTCGTCACCCCGGACGGCCCGGACGGGCGGCCCTCGGTACGGTTCCTGCCGCGCCGCTGA
- a CDS encoding ABC transporter substrate-binding protein, with the protein MLPTALPAPIRTAALFAAGLVLLTACGTTTDQAADGGGKADGYPVTLKNCGRTVTVKAPPQRAVSVDQGSTEILLSLGLADRLAGSATWSDPVMKGLEKANARVERISENRPSSERVLDKEPDFLSASFASTLAKGGVAPREQFEKLGVPTYISPADCTGKDNSGGGDGARTAPLTMDSVYTEVRELAQVFGVPERGDALVKKLQARVEKATEGIDASQASLLYWFSDSKAPYLAGCCGAPGVITKELGAKNVFDDTHDEWPQISWETVADRNPDVLVIGDLSRTMQTAESAEKKIEFLESNPVTKTMDAVKNRRYVLLSGQAMNPTIRTVEGLERVAAGLRDFGLAG; encoded by the coding sequence GTGCTGCCCACGGCCCTGCCCGCCCCGATACGCACCGCTGCCCTGTTCGCCGCGGGACTCGTCCTGCTGACGGCCTGCGGCACCACCACCGACCAGGCCGCCGACGGCGGCGGCAAGGCCGACGGCTATCCGGTCACCCTCAAGAACTGCGGGCGCACCGTCACGGTCAAGGCCCCGCCGCAGCGCGCCGTCTCGGTCGACCAGGGGTCGACGGAGATCCTCCTCTCGCTCGGCCTCGCCGACCGCCTCGCGGGCAGCGCCACCTGGAGCGACCCGGTCATGAAGGGCCTGGAGAAGGCCAACGCGCGCGTCGAGCGGATATCCGAGAACCGGCCGTCGTCGGAGAGGGTCCTCGACAAAGAACCCGACTTCCTCAGCGCCTCCTTCGCCTCGACCCTCGCCAAGGGCGGCGTCGCCCCCCGCGAGCAGTTCGAGAAGCTCGGCGTCCCCACTTACATCTCGCCCGCCGACTGCACCGGCAAGGACAACAGCGGCGGCGGCGACGGAGCCCGTACCGCACCCCTCACCATGGACAGCGTCTACACGGAAGTCCGCGAACTGGCCCAGGTGTTCGGGGTACCCGAGCGTGGTGACGCCCTGGTGAAGAAGCTCCAGGCGCGGGTGGAGAAGGCCACCGAGGGCATCGACGCCTCCCAAGCGTCACTCCTCTACTGGTTCTCCGACTCCAAGGCCCCCTACCTCGCGGGCTGCTGCGGCGCCCCCGGAGTCATCACCAAGGAACTCGGCGCGAAGAACGTCTTCGACGACACGCACGACGAATGGCCCCAGATCAGCTGGGAGACCGTCGCCGACCGCAACCCCGACGTCCTGGTCATCGGCGACCTGAGCCGTACGATGCAGACCGCCGAGAGCGCCGAGAAGAAGATCGAGTTCCTTGAGTCCAACCCGGTCACCAAGACCATGGACGCCGTCAAGAACCGCCGTTACGTGCTGCTCAGCGGCCAGGCGATGAACCCGACCATCCGCACCGTGGAGGGCCTGGAGCGTGTCGCGGCCGGACTGCGCGACTTCGGCCTCGCGGGTTGA
- a CDS encoding beta-ketoacyl-ACP synthase 3, with the protein MLESVAGWVPGEPVGNDRLPLDWDVDDAWVRRRTGIGSRHRAGPGVATGDLAYEAASRLIAGYPAAGPVDAVLLATATPDHLCPGTAPALAARLGLGTVPALDIAAVCSGFVYGLAVCHGLIASGLFERVLLVGADVYSTWLDPADRSAGVVFGDGAGAALVAAGQSGDPGELLAFDLGSDGTGYDLITVPGGGARARSGRKPPEPDDAYFRMQGGTVYQHAVERMTGSCRTLLDRVGWDPAQVDRFVPHQANARILSAVADRVGIAPHRCVTHLERVGNTGAASIPLALADAADQGLLRGGDRVLITAFGGGLTWGSAALRWPGTPQTISTDSTEGTQHVAPR; encoded by the coding sequence CTGTTGGAGAGCGTGGCGGGCTGGGTGCCGGGGGAGCCCGTCGGCAACGACCGGCTGCCCCTCGACTGGGACGTGGACGACGCCTGGGTCCGCCGCCGCACCGGAATCGGCAGCAGGCACCGCGCCGGGCCCGGGGTGGCCACCGGCGACCTCGCCTACGAGGCGGCCTCCCGGCTGATCGCGGGCTACCCGGCGGCCGGACCCGTGGACGCCGTGCTCCTCGCCACCGCCACCCCCGACCACCTCTGCCCCGGCACCGCCCCCGCCCTCGCGGCCCGGCTCGGCCTCGGCACCGTACCGGCGCTGGACATCGCCGCCGTGTGCAGCGGCTTCGTCTACGGACTCGCCGTCTGCCACGGGCTGATCGCCTCGGGCCTCTTCGAGCGGGTCCTGCTGGTCGGCGCCGACGTCTACTCGACCTGGCTCGACCCGGCCGACCGCTCGGCGGGCGTCGTCTTCGGTGACGGTGCGGGCGCGGCCCTGGTGGCCGCCGGGCAGTCCGGCGATCCCGGCGAGCTGCTCGCGTTCGACCTGGGCAGCGACGGCACCGGCTACGACCTGATCACGGTCCCCGGCGGCGGCGCCCGTGCCCGGTCCGGCCGGAAGCCGCCGGAGCCGGACGACGCGTACTTCCGCATGCAGGGCGGCACCGTCTACCAGCACGCCGTCGAGCGGATGACCGGGTCGTGCCGCACGCTCCTGGACCGGGTCGGCTGGGACCCGGCCCAGGTCGACCGGTTCGTGCCGCACCAGGCCAACGCCCGCATCCTGAGCGCCGTCGCCGACCGGGTCGGCATCGCGCCGCACCGCTGCGTCACCCACCTGGAGCGGGTCGGCAACACCGGCGCGGCCTCCATCCCCCTCGCCCTGGCCGACGCGGCGGACCAGGGGCTGCTGCGGGGCGGAGACCGGGTGCTGATCACCGCGTTCGGGGGCGGGCTGACCTGGGGTTCGGCGGCCCTGCGCTGGCCGGGGACCCCGCAGACGATTTCCACGGATTCTACGGAAGGAACACAGCATGTCGCTCCCCGCTGA
- a CDS encoding beta-ketoacyl-[acyl-carrier-protein] synthase family protein has product MKRPAIAVTGLGMITPVGTTTDTTWDGVLAGRSPARTVPELDGCAVDFACTVSGIDLDDAVGGRTAFRMGRYVKFAVLAAREAVADAGLDPARWDGARVAVVVGTSSGGSAGLTEQAVALERRGPEATSPSGILLTIPNMPAAEIAIRMKATGPSLAPCTACSSGVTALSVARDLLTLGRCDIAIAGATESIVFPVAMTGLARSGAAAPRDGDPARLCRPFAADRAGLVMGEGAAVMVLERAGEARARGAAPRALITGVGETTDAHHPTSPHPSGDIARAAVDAALRDAGWRAEDVGHVNAHGTATPQGDATEAALIGRAYPHRPPVTAPKGVLGHCMGAAGAIETGLTILTLQHGLIPPIANLDAPAPWFDIDCVTKTPRELPVRRAVSHSFGFGGQNAVIALQAP; this is encoded by the coding sequence ATGAAGCGACCCGCCATCGCCGTGACCGGCCTGGGAATGATCACCCCGGTCGGCACCACCACCGACACCACCTGGGACGGGGTCCTGGCCGGGCGGTCGCCCGCCCGGACCGTCCCCGAACTCGACGGCTGCGCGGTCGACTTCGCCTGCACGGTCTCCGGCATCGACCTGGACGACGCGGTCGGCGGACGTACGGCCTTCCGTATGGGCCGGTACGTCAAGTTCGCCGTACTCGCCGCCCGGGAAGCGGTCGCGGACGCCGGACTCGACCCGGCGCGCTGGGACGGAGCCCGGGTCGCCGTCGTCGTCGGCACCAGCAGCGGAGGATCGGCCGGGCTCACCGAACAGGCCGTCGCCCTGGAACGGCGGGGACCCGAGGCCACCTCGCCCTCGGGCATCCTGCTCACCATCCCGAACATGCCCGCGGCCGAGATCGCCATCCGGATGAAGGCCACCGGGCCCAGCCTGGCGCCGTGCACGGCCTGTTCGTCCGGGGTGACCGCGCTGTCCGTGGCCCGGGACCTGCTGACCCTCGGCCGGTGCGACATCGCGATCGCCGGGGCCACCGAGTCGATCGTGTTCCCGGTCGCCATGACAGGCCTCGCCCGCTCGGGCGCGGCGGCCCCGCGGGACGGCGACCCGGCCCGCCTCTGCCGCCCCTTCGCCGCCGACCGGGCCGGACTCGTCATGGGGGAGGGCGCCGCCGTCATGGTCCTGGAGCGGGCCGGCGAGGCGCGCGCCCGGGGGGCCGCGCCCCGGGCCCTGATCACGGGCGTCGGGGAGACCACCGACGCCCACCACCCCACCAGCCCGCACCCCTCGGGGGACATCGCACGGGCGGCCGTGGACGCCGCGCTGCGCGACGCGGGCTGGCGCGCCGAGGACGTCGGCCATGTCAACGCGCACGGGACGGCCACCCCCCAGGGCGATGCCACCGAGGCCGCCCTCATCGGCCGGGCCTACCCGCACCGGCCGCCCGTCACCGCCCCCAAGGGCGTGCTGGGCCACTGCATGGGGGCGGCCGGGGCCATCGAGACCGGTCTGACGATCCTCACGCTCCAGCACGGGCTGATCCCGCCGATCGCGAACCTGGACGCCCCGGCCCCCTGGTTCGACATCGACTGCGTCACGAAGACGCCGCGCGAGCTGCCCGTCCGGCGTGCCGTCAGCCACTCCTTCGGCTTCGGCGGCCAGAACGCGGTGATCGCCCTACAGGCGCCGTAA
- a CDS encoding iron chelate uptake ABC transporter family permease subunit encodes MSTGSRTAGERAGTPPLTDRPRPARGCGPLAVLLWAGGLLLLLLSVAVAVTIGPARISVPDVWSAVAAHLGIGDSELSPIRDGIIWNLRMPRTLLAAVCGAGLAVCGTVMQSLLRNPLADPFVLGVSSGASTGAVVIVVLGVGGGAVSLSAGAFVGAICSFALVLLLSHTLGGTTDRVVLSGVAAMQLFSALTSFVVMTSADAEQTRGVLFWLLGSLGGVGWSEVAFCSAVLAVCLVVCLAHARTLDAFAFGQDAAAALGVDVGRTRIVLLCTTALLTAALVSAAGAIGFVGLVLPHAARALTGSGHRRLLPVTALAGAVFLVWVDTLARTVLDPQEVPVGVVTALIGVPVFVLVLYRTRRTT; translated from the coding sequence TTGAGTACGGGCAGCCGTACGGCCGGGGAGCGGGCCGGCACACCGCCCCTCACCGACCGGCCCCGCCCGGCCCGCGGCTGCGGGCCGCTCGCCGTGCTGCTCTGGGCCGGCGGCCTCCTGCTCCTGCTGCTCTCCGTCGCGGTCGCCGTGACCATCGGGCCCGCCCGGATCTCCGTGCCCGACGTCTGGTCGGCCGTCGCCGCCCACCTCGGGATCGGCGACTCGGAGCTCAGCCCGATCAGGGACGGCATCATCTGGAACCTGCGGATGCCCCGGACCCTGCTCGCCGCCGTGTGCGGCGCGGGGCTCGCGGTGTGCGGGACGGTGATGCAGTCCCTGCTGCGCAACCCGCTGGCCGACCCGTTCGTCCTCGGCGTCTCCTCCGGCGCCTCGACCGGGGCGGTCGTGATCGTGGTGCTCGGCGTCGGCGGGGGAGCGGTGTCCCTGTCCGCCGGGGCCTTCGTCGGGGCGATCTGCTCCTTCGCCCTGGTGCTGCTGCTCAGCCACACCCTGGGCGGCACCACCGACCGGGTCGTGCTCTCCGGCGTCGCCGCGATGCAGCTCTTCTCCGCCCTCACCTCCTTCGTCGTGATGACCTCCGCCGACGCCGAGCAGACCCGCGGGGTGCTGTTCTGGCTCCTCGGCTCGCTCGGCGGCGTCGGCTGGAGCGAGGTCGCGTTCTGCTCCGCCGTCCTCGCCGTCTGCCTGGTGGTCTGCCTGGCTCACGCCCGTACGCTCGACGCCTTCGCCTTCGGGCAGGACGCGGCCGCGGCGCTCGGTGTCGACGTGGGCCGCACCCGGATCGTGCTGCTGTGCACCACCGCCCTGCTCACCGCCGCCCTCGTCAGCGCGGCCGGGGCGATCGGCTTCGTCGGCCTGGTCCTGCCGCACGCCGCCCGTGCCCTGACCGGTTCGGGCCACCGGCGACTGCTCCCGGTCACCGCGCTCGCCGGAGCGGTGTTCCTGGTGTGGGTCGACACCCTCGCCCGGACCGTCCTGGACCCGCAGGAGGTGCCGGTCGGCGTCGTCACCGCCCTGATCGGCGTCCCGGTCTTCGTCCTCGTCCTCTACCGCACCCGGAGAACGACATGA
- a CDS encoding acyl carrier protein, whose product MKTIHPKITEVLTETFKVPAAEILPESTMDSLEMDSLAVAEFAVIIKETLGVDADSEKLYKDATLADVSAFIDAAVGGDATVGGAAAGATVPVSNTR is encoded by the coding sequence GTGAAGACCATCCACCCGAAGATCACCGAGGTGCTGACCGAGACGTTCAAGGTGCCCGCAGCCGAGATCCTGCCGGAATCCACCATGGACAGCCTGGAGATGGACTCCCTGGCGGTGGCAGAGTTCGCGGTCATCATCAAGGAGACCCTCGGCGTCGACGCCGACTCCGAGAAGCTGTACAAGGACGCCACGCTGGCCGACGTCTCCGCGTTCATCGACGCGGCCGTCGGCGGCGACGCGACCGTCGGCGGCGCGGCGGCCGGGGCCACGGTGCCGGTGAGCAACACCCGATGA